A single Terriglobia bacterium DNA region contains:
- a CDS encoding S-layer homology domain-containing protein has protein sequence MTGLLIALVLQSSLLLPPRTALENPAAVSQIPPKLAKDYASLWARFVAGKEDAKLEKDLDKLLKKQKTFDPALLLQGYIRLYAHDEAAASQKFMQAVAINPKNRIAVYYLAEIANAHDDYVAAATYYAQLMALDPSHPEIETKRQKAVLLSVDGMLHSGARAEGENRLADAEKAYRQALTILPNEASLHLRLADLLTRENKPAEAESEKKMAEALIPHVAAAAAPAADSPGANNADTLDDLGRWGGEINRFHEIQSAESITREQLAALLIHYFPQLMELRQTSQIVTDTQNSWAASEIQTVVGLGLIDPLPNHTFAPSMPVTRGDLAVTLARLIRLLGVSQPAAQPIAAPDLDPANALYPEAQLVVASGVMTLQDSGSFNVSGVVPGREAVKSTERLFHIFQQAPH, from the coding sequence ATGACCGGCCTTCTAATCGCGCTCGTTCTACAGTCGTCACTGCTGCTTCCGCCCCGGACGGCGCTGGAGAATCCTGCGGCGGTTTCGCAAATACCGCCAAAGCTTGCGAAAGACTACGCGTCGTTGTGGGCACGGTTTGTCGCAGGGAAGGAAGATGCAAAGCTCGAGAAGGATCTCGATAAGCTCCTGAAGAAACAGAAAACATTCGACCCGGCGCTCCTCCTTCAAGGCTACATCCGCCTGTATGCACACGATGAGGCCGCCGCGAGTCAGAAGTTCATGCAGGCGGTAGCGATCAATCCAAAGAACAGGATTGCGGTTTACTATCTCGCCGAGATCGCTAACGCGCATGATGACTATGTGGCTGCCGCTACCTATTATGCGCAGCTGATGGCATTGGATCCGAGTCATCCGGAGATTGAAACGAAACGGCAGAAGGCGGTTCTCCTGTCGGTGGACGGGATGCTGCACTCCGGAGCACGCGCCGAAGGGGAGAACCGGCTGGCGGATGCGGAGAAGGCATATCGGCAGGCGCTGACGATCCTTCCGAATGAGGCATCCCTTCACCTGCGCCTGGCGGACCTTCTGACGCGCGAGAATAAGCCGGCCGAAGCGGAGAGCGAGAAGAAGATGGCGGAGGCGCTGATCCCTCACGTCGCCGCAGCGGCGGCGCCTGCTGCGGATTCGCCGGGAGCGAACAATGCCGACACGCTGGATGATCTCGGCCGGTGGGGCGGGGAGATCAACCGGTTTCACGAAATCCAGAGCGCAGAATCGATCACGCGGGAACAGCTGGCGGCGCTGCTCATTCACTATTTTCCCCAGTTGATGGAATTGCGTCAGACCTCACAGATCGTGACGGACACGCAGAATTCCTGGGCTGCCAGTGAGATTCAAACGGTCGTCGGTCTCGGCCTGATCGATCCGTTGCCGAATCACACTTTCGCACCTTCGATGCCGGTGACGCGGGGAGACCTCGCGGTGACTCTCGCTCGTCTGATCCGCCTGCTGGGCGTGTCTCAGCCTGCCGCGCAGCCAATAGCGGCGCCGGATCTGGATCCTGCGAATGCCCTCTATCCGGAAGCCCAGCTGGTCGTGGCTTCCGGAGTGATGACTCTCCAGGATTCAGGCAGCTTCAACGTTAGCGGCGTGGTGCCGGGCAGAGAGGCCGTCAAATCTACGGAGCGCCTTTTCCACATTTTTCAACAGGCCCCGCACTGA